One genomic segment of Sminthopsis crassicaudata isolate SCR6 chromosome 4, ASM4859323v1, whole genome shotgun sequence includes these proteins:
- the FBF1 gene encoding fas-binding factor 1 isoform X2: MATKMKKGLKSESLRDKKGHLFSSIDDMLGDLLDDDTMSPEKPLQLTASPRDSLGSSRGFSARARKKSILEDDFYSTMAAQAGADAEFSDMSEADPQTLLRSMKDMDDMDADLLGLKKSNLSSNKTTAKDSGKEEFSDDFPRPSGKLIASERGDNISTKKPMPSTGSTGRPYRKFSFDDLEDPLAGLLSDEEEETAKKPAVKENKTVPEKSPAMVKNQGASLSSTPGDTPILKKEELKFDDGDDLMTALGFGDSPKTERKQEKGVQDGPRPARTKLDELLGRGTASKLLERPGTGEHREFRLDKKYQKQPDKDDPWGDDDFAFGAYQPTMASSCESRQSRRQSVRFSAETLTNSKGEQCSKQSTPATASPAHLGKGGADWLGLKDEDFDPLLPSATKESSKAGLGMATPSGPSPAARPSAPASLPGSGVRPPTDATATPHKPNPSPKRGTLEEKEDDDWLSHALSRKKSQILAKEEQSVTSKGLSSTETSDLPIVSQPTQGPEPTAARGTPGTAPEAVSAHPRGSGVPQTDVHPQIAPVLPAAEPKRNTLPGEAPSTDIAAYFRRSQELLGTSMPVQGLLPESLALSLLPGGEYQRRILAAQAQLQGGTAELQEELLKSQTRQSELETQVRKLELERTQQHILLESLQQRHQADLELIENAHRSRVKVLETSYHQREERLQRENEELTVQYLSHCQEAEKARTELLAQHQRRLAAAEQEKDQEIERLQNLQKASIREIQKDHEEQLQRLKRLKDREIDAVTSATSHTRSLNGVIEQMEKFSCNLNELSSRVEATHLTNSQELEIGARQRDKQLQALQERLTLQQRDMEDERNRLHEIIGKMEARLNEQSRLLEQERWRVSAEQSKAESTQRSLEEQRKVMNQQLSMERAELEKAKNALLEEQKSIMNKCAEEGRRLAAEWADFYAQQKLSKERAEREAERVLQVDCQREGTIVSLAKEQAELKIRASELRLREEQLAGEWEILERERQELRLEKEKVNAAALRIKLRAEEVESMNKVASQKYEEGERALREAHKLQSEQQARLQLVQQQQEQLRQQEQQLHQENLNLAQQRRQLDHLRLDLPSPIIGLTPAIQVLNSSNLKAVTPPTMTISGCSQPSAGQGPSHLHAKLVMLKHLANKDRDFLEDEQFFLETLKKSTYSMTPYTA; the protein is encoded by the exons ATG gccacaaaaatgaagaaaggccTGAAAAGTGAGTCCCTACGAGACAAAAAAGGACACTTATTTA GCTCGATTGATGATATGCTTGGCGACCTCTTGGATGATGATA CAATGTCACCTGAGAAGCCTCTCCAATTAACTGCAAGTCCCAGGGACAGCCTAGGATCATCTCGGGGTTTTTCTGCAAGGGCCCGAAAAAA ATCCATTCTGGAAGATGATTTCTACAGCACCATGGCAGCCCAGGCAGGTGCAGATGCTGAG TTTTCTGATATGTCAGAAGCAGATCCACAGACTTTGCTGCGGTCTATGAAG GATATGGATGACATGGATGCTGATCTCTTAGGCCTGAAGAAGTCCAACCTATCTAGTAATAAAACAACTGCAAAAGATTCTGGAAAAGAGGAATTTTCTGATGATTTCCCTAGACCTTCAGGAAAACTAATAGCCAGTGAGAGAG gagataataTTTCCACAAAGAAGCCTATGCCTTCCACTGGGAGCACTGGGCGCCCGTACAGGAAGTTTTCCTTTGACG ATTTGGAGGACCCCTTAGCAGGACTTCTTtctgatgaagaagaagaaactgCCAAGAAGCCAGCTGTGAAAGAGAATAAAACAGTTCCTGAAAAGAGCCCTGCCATGGTTAAAAATCAAG GTGCCTCTCTCTCTTCAACTCCTGGTGATACCCCCATTCTAAAGAAAGAGGAGCTGAAGTTTGATGATGGGGATGACCTCATGACTGCCCTTGGATTTGGAGACAGTCCTAAGACAGAGCGGAAGCAGGAAAAGGGAGTCCA GGATGGTCCCCGTCCTGCTCGCACTAAACTAGATGAGCTACTAGGACGTGGAACTGCCTCCAAGCTCCTGGAAAGACCAGGTACTGGGGAGCACCGGGAGTTCAGGCTGGATAAGAAGTACCAGAAACAACCTG ACAAAGATGATCCCTGGGGAGATGATGACTTTGCCTTTGGAGCCTATCAACCCACAATGGCCTCCTCCTGTGAGAGCCGACAGTCTCGCCGGCAATCTGTCAG GTTTTCAGCAGAAACTCTCACCAATTCCAAAGGAGAGCAATGCTCTAAACAGAGCACACCAGCTACAGCCAGCCCTGCTCATCTGGGGAAGGGAGGAGCTGACTGGCTAGGCCTCAAGGATGAGGACTTTGACCCACTCCTTCCATCTGCCACCAAAGAATCCAGCAAGGCTGGCTTAGGAATGGCTACACCATCAGGACCCAGCCCTGCAGCCCGGCCCTCTGCCCCAGCCAGTCTGCCTGGCTCAGGGGTGAGGCCGCCTACTGATGCTACAGCTACCCCTCACAAACCCAACCCATCTCCCAAGAGAGGAACATTGGAGGAAAAAGAAGACGACGATTGGCTGAGCCATGCCTTATCTCGGAAAAAATCTCAGATTTTAGCTAAAGAGGAGCAGTCTGTGACTTCTAAGGGCCTGAGCTCTACTGAAACATCAGATCTTCCCATTGTCAG TCAACCTACTCAAGGGCCCGAGCCAACAGCTGCCAGAGGAACCCCAGGGACAGCACCAGAAGCTGTATCTGCCCATCCCAGGGGCAGTGG GGTTCCCCAGACTGATGTCCATCCCCAGATTGCCCCTGTACTTCCTGCAGCTGAACCAAAGAGAAACACTCTTCCTGGAGAAGCTCCCAGCACTG ACATTGCAGCTTATTTTCGGAGATCCCAAGAACTATTAGGAACTTCCATGCCCGTACAG GGCCTTCTTCCAGAGAGCCTGGCCCTGAGTTTGCTGCCAGGAGGGGAGTATCAGAGGAGGATCCTGGCTGCACAGGCCCAGCTACAGGGTGGCACAGCAGAACTCCAAGAGGAGCTATTAAAAAGTCAGACCCGACAGTCTGAACTGGAGACCCAG GTACGGAAGCTGGAACTGGAGAGAACTCAGCAGCATATCTTGCTGGAAAGTTTGCAGCAGCGGCACCAGGCCGACTTGGAGCTCATTGAGAATGCACATAG GAGCCGGGTAAAGGTACTAGAAACATCATACCATCAGCGAGAAGAGCGActacagagagagaatgaggagctGACAGTTCAGTATCTGTCTCACTGCCAGGAGGCCGAGAAGGCCCGAACTGAGCTTCTGGCACAACATCAGCGTCGCCTTGCTGCTGCTGAGCAAGAGAAAGACCAGGAGATCGAGAGGCTTCAGAATTTACAGAA GGCATCCATTCGAGAGATACAAAAGGACCATGAGGAACAGCTTCAAAGACTGAAGCGGCTGAAAGACCGGGAAATTGATGCTGTTACAAGTGCTACTTCCCATACCCG GTCCCTCAATGGggttattgaacaaatggagaagttttcCTGTAACCTTAATGAGCTCTCATCTCGTGTGGAAGCCACTCACCTTACCAATTCCCAAGAGCTAGAGATAGGGGCCCGTCAGCGTGATAAGCAGCTTCAAG CTCTTCAGGAAAGGTTAACTCTGCAGCAGCGTGACATGGAAGATGAGAGGAACAGGCTACATGAGATTATTGGGAAGATGGAGGCCCGCCTAAATGAACAGAGCCGTCTCCTAGAGCAA GAACGCTGGCGGGTGAGTGCTGAGCAGTCCAAGGCAGAGTCTACACAGCGCTCCCTGGAGGAGCAGAGGAAGGTTATGAACCAGCAGCTCAGCATGGAGCGGGCGGAGCTGGAGAAGGCCAAG AATGCTTTATTGGAGGAGCAGAAGTCAATCATGAACAAGTGTGCGGAGGAGGGACGGCGGCTGGCCGCAGAGTGGGCTGATTTCTATGCCCAGCAAAAGCTAAGTAAAGAGCGGGCGGAGCGCGAGGCGGAGCGTGTGCTTCAAGTGGACTGCCAGAGGGAGGGTACCATCGTCAGTCTGGCCAAG GAACAAGCAGAGTTGAAGATCAGAGCAAGTGAGCTGCGGCTTCGGGAGGAACAGCTGGCCGGAGAGTGGGAAATCCTGGAACGGGAACGGCAAGAACTGAGGCTAGAGAAGGAGAAGGTCAATGCAGCCGCCCTGCGCATCAAGCTCCGAGCTGAGGAAGTTGAAAGCATGAACAAG GTGGCCTCTCAGAAGTATGAGGAGGGAGAGCGGGCCCTTCGGGAGGCTCATAAGCTGCAGTCAGAACAACAGGCCCGGCTCCAGCTTGTACAGCAGCAGCAGGAACAACTCCGGCAGCAAGAGCAGCAGCTGCACCAG GAGAATTTGAATTTGGCTCAACAGAGGAGGCAGCTGGATCACCTTCGATTGGATCTTCCCTCTCCCATCATAGGGCTAACCCCTGCGATCCAGGTCTTAAATTCTTCCAACTTGAAGG CTGTCACCCCTCCTACCATGACCATTTCTGGATGCAGTCAGCCTTCTGCAGGGCAGGGCCCTTCCCATTTGCATGCCAAACTGGTGATGCTGAAACACTTGGCTAACAAG
- the FBF1 gene encoding fas-binding factor 1 isoform X5 has product MATKMKKGLKSSIDDMLGDLLDDDTMSPEKPLQLTASPRDSLGSSRGFSARARKKSILEDDFYSTMAAQAGADAEFSDMSEADPQTLLRSMKDMDDMDADLLGLKKSNLSSNKTTAKDSGKEEFSDDFPRPSGKLIASERGDNISTKKPMPSTGSTGRPYRKFSFDDLEDPLAGLLSDEEEETAKKPAVKENKTVPEKSPAMVKNQGASLSSTPGDTPILKKEELKFDDGDDLMTALGFGDSPKTERKQEKGVQDGPRPARTKLDELLGRGTASKLLERPGTGEHREFRLDKKYQKQPDKDDPWGDDDFAFGAYQPTMASSCESRQSRRQSVRFSAETLTNSKGEQCSKQSTPATASPAHLGKGGADWLGLKDEDFDPLLPSATKESSKAGLGMATPSGPSPAARPSAPASLPGSGVRPPTDATATPHKPNPSPKRGTLEEKEDDDWLSHALSRKKSQILAKEEQSVTSKGLSSTETSDLPIVSQPTQGPEPTAARGTPGTAPEAVSAHPRGSGVPQTDVHPQIAPVLPAAEPKRNTLPGEAPSTDIAAYFRRSQELLGTSMPVQGLLPESLALSLLPGGEYQRRILAAQAQLQGGTAELQEELLKSQTRQSELETQVRKLELERTQQHILLESLQQRHQADLELIENAHRSRVKVLETSYHQREERLQRENEELTVQYLSHCQEAEKARTELLAQHQRRLAAAEQEKDQEIERLQNLQKASIREIQKDHEEQLQRLKRLKDREIDAVTSATSHTRSLNGVIEQMEKFSCNLNELSSRVEATHLTNSQELEIGARQRDKQLQALQERLTLQQRDMEDERNRLHEIIGKMEARLNEQSRLLEQERWRVSAEQSKAESTQRSLEEQRKVMNQQLSMERAELEKAKNALLEEQKSIMNKCAEEGRRLAAEWADFYAQQKLSKERAEREAERVLQVDCQREGTIVSLAKEQAELKIRASELRLREEQLAGEWEILERERQELRLEKEKVNAAALRIKLRAEEVESMNKVASQKYEEGERALREAHKLQSEQQARLQLVQQQQEQLRQQEQQLHQENLNLAQQRRQLDHLRLDLPSPIIGLTPAIQVLNSSNLKAVTPPTMTISGCSQPSAGQGPSHLHAKLVMLKHLANKDRDFLEDEQFFLETLKKSTYSMTPYTA; this is encoded by the exons ATG gccacaaaaatgaagaaaggccTGAAAA GCTCGATTGATGATATGCTTGGCGACCTCTTGGATGATGATA CAATGTCACCTGAGAAGCCTCTCCAATTAACTGCAAGTCCCAGGGACAGCCTAGGATCATCTCGGGGTTTTTCTGCAAGGGCCCGAAAAAA ATCCATTCTGGAAGATGATTTCTACAGCACCATGGCAGCCCAGGCAGGTGCAGATGCTGAG TTTTCTGATATGTCAGAAGCAGATCCACAGACTTTGCTGCGGTCTATGAAG GATATGGATGACATGGATGCTGATCTCTTAGGCCTGAAGAAGTCCAACCTATCTAGTAATAAAACAACTGCAAAAGATTCTGGAAAAGAGGAATTTTCTGATGATTTCCCTAGACCTTCAGGAAAACTAATAGCCAGTGAGAGAG gagataataTTTCCACAAAGAAGCCTATGCCTTCCACTGGGAGCACTGGGCGCCCGTACAGGAAGTTTTCCTTTGACG ATTTGGAGGACCCCTTAGCAGGACTTCTTtctgatgaagaagaagaaactgCCAAGAAGCCAGCTGTGAAAGAGAATAAAACAGTTCCTGAAAAGAGCCCTGCCATGGTTAAAAATCAAG GTGCCTCTCTCTCTTCAACTCCTGGTGATACCCCCATTCTAAAGAAAGAGGAGCTGAAGTTTGATGATGGGGATGACCTCATGACTGCCCTTGGATTTGGAGACAGTCCTAAGACAGAGCGGAAGCAGGAAAAGGGAGTCCA GGATGGTCCCCGTCCTGCTCGCACTAAACTAGATGAGCTACTAGGACGTGGAACTGCCTCCAAGCTCCTGGAAAGACCAGGTACTGGGGAGCACCGGGAGTTCAGGCTGGATAAGAAGTACCAGAAACAACCTG ACAAAGATGATCCCTGGGGAGATGATGACTTTGCCTTTGGAGCCTATCAACCCACAATGGCCTCCTCCTGTGAGAGCCGACAGTCTCGCCGGCAATCTGTCAG GTTTTCAGCAGAAACTCTCACCAATTCCAAAGGAGAGCAATGCTCTAAACAGAGCACACCAGCTACAGCCAGCCCTGCTCATCTGGGGAAGGGAGGAGCTGACTGGCTAGGCCTCAAGGATGAGGACTTTGACCCACTCCTTCCATCTGCCACCAAAGAATCCAGCAAGGCTGGCTTAGGAATGGCTACACCATCAGGACCCAGCCCTGCAGCCCGGCCCTCTGCCCCAGCCAGTCTGCCTGGCTCAGGGGTGAGGCCGCCTACTGATGCTACAGCTACCCCTCACAAACCCAACCCATCTCCCAAGAGAGGAACATTGGAGGAAAAAGAAGACGACGATTGGCTGAGCCATGCCTTATCTCGGAAAAAATCTCAGATTTTAGCTAAAGAGGAGCAGTCTGTGACTTCTAAGGGCCTGAGCTCTACTGAAACATCAGATCTTCCCATTGTCAG TCAACCTACTCAAGGGCCCGAGCCAACAGCTGCCAGAGGAACCCCAGGGACAGCACCAGAAGCTGTATCTGCCCATCCCAGGGGCAGTGG GGTTCCCCAGACTGATGTCCATCCCCAGATTGCCCCTGTACTTCCTGCAGCTGAACCAAAGAGAAACACTCTTCCTGGAGAAGCTCCCAGCACTG ACATTGCAGCTTATTTTCGGAGATCCCAAGAACTATTAGGAACTTCCATGCCCGTACAG GGCCTTCTTCCAGAGAGCCTGGCCCTGAGTTTGCTGCCAGGAGGGGAGTATCAGAGGAGGATCCTGGCTGCACAGGCCCAGCTACAGGGTGGCACAGCAGAACTCCAAGAGGAGCTATTAAAAAGTCAGACCCGACAGTCTGAACTGGAGACCCAG GTACGGAAGCTGGAACTGGAGAGAACTCAGCAGCATATCTTGCTGGAAAGTTTGCAGCAGCGGCACCAGGCCGACTTGGAGCTCATTGAGAATGCACATAG GAGCCGGGTAAAGGTACTAGAAACATCATACCATCAGCGAGAAGAGCGActacagagagagaatgaggagctGACAGTTCAGTATCTGTCTCACTGCCAGGAGGCCGAGAAGGCCCGAACTGAGCTTCTGGCACAACATCAGCGTCGCCTTGCTGCTGCTGAGCAAGAGAAAGACCAGGAGATCGAGAGGCTTCAGAATTTACAGAA GGCATCCATTCGAGAGATACAAAAGGACCATGAGGAACAGCTTCAAAGACTGAAGCGGCTGAAAGACCGGGAAATTGATGCTGTTACAAGTGCTACTTCCCATACCCG GTCCCTCAATGGggttattgaacaaatggagaagttttcCTGTAACCTTAATGAGCTCTCATCTCGTGTGGAAGCCACTCACCTTACCAATTCCCAAGAGCTAGAGATAGGGGCCCGTCAGCGTGATAAGCAGCTTCAAG CTCTTCAGGAAAGGTTAACTCTGCAGCAGCGTGACATGGAAGATGAGAGGAACAGGCTACATGAGATTATTGGGAAGATGGAGGCCCGCCTAAATGAACAGAGCCGTCTCCTAGAGCAA GAACGCTGGCGGGTGAGTGCTGAGCAGTCCAAGGCAGAGTCTACACAGCGCTCCCTGGAGGAGCAGAGGAAGGTTATGAACCAGCAGCTCAGCATGGAGCGGGCGGAGCTGGAGAAGGCCAAG AATGCTTTATTGGAGGAGCAGAAGTCAATCATGAACAAGTGTGCGGAGGAGGGACGGCGGCTGGCCGCAGAGTGGGCTGATTTCTATGCCCAGCAAAAGCTAAGTAAAGAGCGGGCGGAGCGCGAGGCGGAGCGTGTGCTTCAAGTGGACTGCCAGAGGGAGGGTACCATCGTCAGTCTGGCCAAG GAACAAGCAGAGTTGAAGATCAGAGCAAGTGAGCTGCGGCTTCGGGAGGAACAGCTGGCCGGAGAGTGGGAAATCCTGGAACGGGAACGGCAAGAACTGAGGCTAGAGAAGGAGAAGGTCAATGCAGCCGCCCTGCGCATCAAGCTCCGAGCTGAGGAAGTTGAAAGCATGAACAAG GTGGCCTCTCAGAAGTATGAGGAGGGAGAGCGGGCCCTTCGGGAGGCTCATAAGCTGCAGTCAGAACAACAGGCCCGGCTCCAGCTTGTACAGCAGCAGCAGGAACAACTCCGGCAGCAAGAGCAGCAGCTGCACCAG GAGAATTTGAATTTGGCTCAACAGAGGAGGCAGCTGGATCACCTTCGATTGGATCTTCCCTCTCCCATCATAGGGCTAACCCCTGCGATCCAGGTCTTAAATTCTTCCAACTTGAAGG CTGTCACCCCTCCTACCATGACCATTTCTGGATGCAGTCAGCCTTCTGCAGGGCAGGGCCCTTCCCATTTGCATGCCAAACTGGTGATGCTGAAACACTTGGCTAACAAG